In Primulina huaijiensis isolate GDHJ02 chromosome 4, ASM1229523v2, whole genome shotgun sequence, a genomic segment contains:
- the LOC140975615 gene encoding protein MIS12 homolog isoform X1 encodes MDNYNDAARILYADHCFINMDNYNDAARIMDGNFDGFCLMEGSQSEAIFESLNLSPQLFINEVLNIVDYLLDEAFDYFIQEASTLLKTAGTDRSEELTKGVAYIQNLIRSSLDQRMQKWEEYSLRFCFSVPEEFSLPKANESSGDDLADLDALTDTELDAQLKSLRDKLALVGKESAELSRELRLLERQSLSSSRSVGLIDEALELYQKHDTTKMFQELINMVSEFRPRLGNLKRRRGEEFRSGDVLRKNHQNGLINAPVEELQEFLDGIES; translated from the exons ATGGATAATTATAATGATGCAGCCCGTATTCTTTATGCCGATCATTGCTTTATAAATATGGATAATTATAATGATGCAGCCCGTATTATGGATGGAAACTTCGATG GTTTCTGTCTAATGGAAGGAAGCCAAAGCGAGGCGATATTTGAATCCTTGAATCTCAGCCCGCAGCTCTTCATCAATGAGGTCCTTAATATTGTCGACTATCTCCTCGACGAGGCTTTTGATTACTTCATCCA GGAGGCTTCTACGCTGCTGAAAACTGCGGGCACAGATCGATCTGAGGAACTAACCAAG GGGGTGGCATACATTCAAAATCTAATCCGATCGAGCCTCGACCAGCGGATGCAGAAATGGGAAGAGTACAGTCTTCGCTTTTGTTTTAGTGTGCCAGAAGAATTTTCACTGCCAAAAGCC AATGAATCCTCTGGAGATGATTTAGCAGACCTTGATGCTCTTACTGACACAGAGCTGGACGCACAGTTGAAATCTTTGCGTGACAAACTTGCTCTG GTTGGAAAAGAATCTGCTGAACTTAGTAGAGAACTTCGTTTACTGGAGAGGCAGTCTTTGTCAAGCAGTCGCTCCGTTGGGTTGATTGATGAAGCATTAGAGTTGTACCAGAAACATGATACCACCAAAATGTTCCAAG AGCTGATAAACATGGTGTCAGAATTCCGCCCACGCCTGGGGAACCTGAAAAGGAGAAGAGGAGAAGAATTTCGATCCGGTGATGTGTTGcgcaaaaatcatcaaaatg GACTGATCAATGCTCCAGTTGAAGAACTTCAGGAGTTTCTGGATGGGATAGAATCATAA
- the LOC140975615 gene encoding protein MIS12 homolog isoform X2 yields the protein MDNYNDAARIMDGNFDGFCLMEGSQSEAIFESLNLSPQLFINEVLNIVDYLLDEAFDYFIQEASTLLKTAGTDRSEELTKGVAYIQNLIRSSLDQRMQKWEEYSLRFCFSVPEEFSLPKANESSGDDLADLDALTDTELDAQLKSLRDKLALVGKESAELSRELRLLERQSLSSSRSVGLIDEALELYQKHDTTKMFQELINMVSEFRPRLGNLKRRRGEEFRSGDVLRKNHQNGLINAPVEELQEFLDGIES from the exons ATGGATAATTATAATGATGCAGCCCGTATT ATGGATGGAAACTTCGATG GTTTCTGTCTAATGGAAGGAAGCCAAAGCGAGGCGATATTTGAATCCTTGAATCTCAGCCCGCAGCTCTTCATCAATGAGGTCCTTAATATTGTCGACTATCTCCTCGACGAGGCTTTTGATTACTTCATCCA GGAGGCTTCTACGCTGCTGAAAACTGCGGGCACAGATCGATCTGAGGAACTAACCAAG GGGGTGGCATACATTCAAAATCTAATCCGATCGAGCCTCGACCAGCGGATGCAGAAATGGGAAGAGTACAGTCTTCGCTTTTGTTTTAGTGTGCCAGAAGAATTTTCACTGCCAAAAGCC AATGAATCCTCTGGAGATGATTTAGCAGACCTTGATGCTCTTACTGACACAGAGCTGGACGCACAGTTGAAATCTTTGCGTGACAAACTTGCTCTG GTTGGAAAAGAATCTGCTGAACTTAGTAGAGAACTTCGTTTACTGGAGAGGCAGTCTTTGTCAAGCAGTCGCTCCGTTGGGTTGATTGATGAAGCATTAGAGTTGTACCAGAAACATGATACCACCAAAATGTTCCAAG AGCTGATAAACATGGTGTCAGAATTCCGCCCACGCCTGGGGAACCTGAAAAGGAGAAGAGGAGAAGAATTTCGATCCGGTGATGTGTTGcgcaaaaatcatcaaaatg GACTGATCAATGCTCCAGTTGAAGAACTTCAGGAGTTTCTGGATGGGATAGAATCATAA
- the LOC140975843 gene encoding LOW QUALITY PROTEIN: inorganic pyrophosphatase TTM2 (The sequence of the model RefSeq protein was modified relative to this genomic sequence to represent the inferred CDS: inserted 3 bases in 2 codons; substituted 2 bases at 2 genomic stop codons) — protein MLNLSFTDDALQDLMVFFAAESDVYFKGESSASGYHATKYFAVTSIQVQGRDRLYVKYVAEELGLDGSFVPRTYIEQIQLEKLINDVMALPDDLKTKLSIDDALVSSPKEALSXASADRRAKSLNRGIPHSYSTQRDRSIPKLTKLAVNSRRYDGRTPDSPAALANQGIVSQLSEQISILNEXMDEFTSRIEELNSTASLQHLVMRAEACNASVPTSLFVSGTDNVSSTGSFLPNSLSSSQLAKESPFMEEILLVARGERQIMLQIDNLSNLMHEYFGERSHXGRTSLAXGGVTDMEVFIGIPLLVSLAIGVIELLLH, from the exons ATGCTAAATCTTAGTTTTACTGATGATGCACTACAGGATCTTATGGTATTCTTTGCTGCAG AATCCGATGTATATTTTAAAGGCGAGTCTTCAGCTTCTGGCTACCATGCAACTAAATATTTTGCAG TCACAAGTATCCAG GTACAAGGAAGAGATAGGTTGTATGTGAAATATGTGGCCGAGGAGTTGGGTTTGGATGGTTCATTTGTTCCACGCACTTACATAGAGCAAATTCAATTGGAAAAACTTATAAATGACGTTATG GCACTACCTGATGATTTGAAGACAAAGCTCAGTATAGATGATGCTTTGGTTTCCAGTCCTAAAGAAGCTCTAT TGGCCTCTGCAGATAGGAGAGCGAAGTCCCTCAATCG TGGCATCCCACACTCATACTCTACACAGCGTGATAGAAGTATACCAAAGCTGACAAAACTTGCTGTCAACAGTAGGAGGTATGATGGAAGGACCCCAGATTCACCAGCAGCCCTTGCTAATCAG GGAATCGTCAGTCAGTTATCTGAACAAATTTCAATACTGAATGAGTGAATGGATGAGTTTACATCACGAATTGAAGAGCTGAATTCAACTGCTAGTCTACAACATTTGGTGATGCGGGCTGAAGCCTGCAATGCCTCCGTGCCCACTTCTCTTTTTGTTTCTGGCACAGACAATGTCTCATCGACTGGTTCATTCCTCCCCAATTCCTTATCATCTTCCCAGTTGGCGAAGGAGTCTCCTTTCATGGAAGAG ATTTTACTCGTTGCTCGCGGAGAGCGCCAAATCATGCTTCAGATAGACAATCTTAGTAATCTCATGCATGAGTATTTCGGGGAAAGATCTCATTAAGGACGAACAAGTTTAGC CGGCGGTGTGACAGACATGGAAGTATTCATCGGCATTCCTTTACTTGTTTCTTTGGCAATTGGCGTCATCGAACTCCTGCTGCACTAA